A genomic segment from Pseudoduganella chitinolytica encodes:
- a CDS encoding UDP-2,3-diacylglucosamine diphosphatase gives MKLFISDLHLQEDRPALTAAFLRFVDERAVAARQLYLLGDLFEYWAGDDDLDTPFHRQVVAALRALADRGVELFWIAGNRDFLVGAAFAQAAGLTLLPETWVIEDHGRRIVLVHGDAQCTDDVNYMAFRAQVRQPAWQQQFLAMPLAKRKEIIAGLRDNSRKDQAGKAYEIMDVTPQAIAAVFDETGTSIMIHGHTHRPALHEVDGRLRYVLPDWEPERTPPRGGWIAIGDDGAITRHALDGSPVT, from the coding sequence TTGAAGCTGTTCATCTCCGACCTGCACCTGCAGGAAGACCGGCCCGCCCTGACGGCAGCGTTCCTGCGCTTCGTCGACGAGCGGGCCGTGGCCGCCCGGCAGTTGTACCTGCTGGGCGACCTGTTCGAATACTGGGCCGGTGACGACGACCTCGACACGCCCTTCCACCGCCAGGTCGTGGCCGCGCTGCGCGCGCTGGCCGACCGTGGCGTCGAACTGTTCTGGATCGCCGGCAACCGCGACTTCCTGGTCGGGGCAGCGTTCGCGCAAGCGGCCGGCCTGACCCTGCTGCCCGAGACGTGGGTCATCGAAGACCATGGCCGCCGCATCGTGCTGGTGCACGGCGACGCCCAGTGCACCGACGACGTCAACTACATGGCCTTCCGCGCCCAGGTACGGCAACCGGCCTGGCAGCAGCAGTTCCTGGCCATGCCGCTGGCGAAGCGCAAAGAGATCATCGCCGGGCTGCGCGACAACAGCCGCAAGGACCAGGCCGGTAAAGCCTACGAGATCATGGACGTCACGCCGCAGGCGATCGCCGCCGTGTTCGACGAGACCGGCACCAGCATCATGATCCACGGCCATACGCACCGCCCTGCCCTGCACGAGGTGGATGGCCGGCTGCGCTACGTGCTGCCGGACTGGGAGCCGGAACGCACCCCGCCACGGGGCGGCTGGATCGCCATCGGCGACGACGGCGCCATCACGCGCCACGCGCTGGACGGTTCACCCGTCACCTGA
- a CDS encoding DinB family protein, whose protein sequence is MTENRLARHLRAGAYNNAWANHRLLRACSELDQEAFAATDRTSFFPGIGLTLNHLVTAQQFYVDALWRQARGQPPHPDYRAAFFAVPAPYATCAALWQAQRDSDAQLIAYCDTLTDAVLDEEVTILRPDQVQRDTRERLLVHLLQHQVHHRGQVHAMLAGTDVAPPQLDEFYASGEAPLRAQDFAELGWTEEQVWQGLR, encoded by the coding sequence ATGACCGAGAACCGCCTGGCCCGCCACTTGCGCGCGGGCGCCTACAACAATGCCTGGGCCAACCACCGCCTGCTGCGCGCCTGCAGCGAGCTCGACCAGGAAGCCTTTGCCGCGACCGACCGCACCAGTTTCTTCCCTGGCATCGGCCTTACCCTGAACCACCTCGTCACGGCCCAGCAGTTCTACGTGGACGCGCTGTGGCGCCAGGCGCGCGGCCAGCCGCCGCATCCCGACTACCGCGCGGCGTTCTTCGCCGTACCGGCGCCGTACGCCACGTGCGCGGCGCTATGGCAGGCGCAACGGGACAGCGATGCGCAGCTGATCGCGTATTGCGACACGCTGACGGATGCCGTGCTGGACGAGGAGGTGACGATCCTGCGCCCCGACCAGGTCCAGCGCGACACGCGCGAACGCCTGCTGGTGCACCTGCTGCAGCACCAGGTGCACCACCGGGGCCAGGTGCATGCGATGCTGGCGGGGACGGACGTGGCGCCGCCGCAGCTGGACGAGTTCTATGCCAGCGGCGAGGCGCCGCTGCGGGCGCAGGATTTCGCGGAGCTCGGGTGGACCGAAGAACAGGTGTGGCAGGGCCTCAGGTGA
- a CDS encoding class I SAM-dependent methyltransferase has product MHDETAVPLTERQRNELDYHRQHAREHEDMVQKPFSFDVLDRPARRWWNAYWQMYAYLTRIDLRGKAVLVVGCGFGEDALRIARLGARVHAFDLSPDSLAIARRLAEREGLAIAFDEMPAERLAYGDDTFDCVVARDILHHVDIPAAMHEIRRVAKPGALFVVNEIYSHSLTDVIRRSRFVEGFLYPRMQRLIYGAGKPYITADERKMSERDIALVRAILPTLELSRHFNFLVTRILPESKPLAMADRMLLALLKPAANLIAGRRLFAGRIVK; this is encoded by the coding sequence ATGCACGACGAGACCGCAGTGCCGTTGACCGAGCGCCAGCGCAACGAGCTGGATTACCACCGCCAGCATGCCCGCGAACACGAAGACATGGTGCAGAAGCCGTTCTCGTTCGACGTGCTGGACCGCCCCGCCCGGCGCTGGTGGAATGCGTACTGGCAGATGTATGCCTACCTGACCCGCATCGACCTGCGCGGCAAGGCCGTGCTGGTGGTCGGCTGCGGCTTCGGCGAGGATGCCCTGCGCATCGCGCGGCTGGGCGCGCGCGTGCATGCGTTCGACCTGTCGCCCGACTCGCTGGCGATCGCGCGCCGCCTGGCCGAACGCGAGGGCCTGGCGATCGCATTCGACGAGATGCCGGCCGAGCGGCTGGCGTATGGGGACGATACCTTCGATTGCGTTGTCGCGCGCGATATCCTGCACCACGTCGACATTCCCGCCGCGATGCACGAGATCCGCCGCGTGGCGAAGCCGGGCGCCCTGTTCGTCGTCAACGAGATCTACTCGCACTCGCTGACCGACGTGATCCGCCGCTCGCGCTTCGTGGAAGGCTTCCTGTACCCGCGCATGCAGCGCCTGATCTACGGGGCCGGCAAGCCCTACATCACGGCGGACGAGCGCAAGATGTCGGAACGCGACATCGCCCTCGTGCGCGCGATCCTGCCGACCCTGGAGCTGTCGCGCCACTTCAACTTCCTCGTGACGCGCATCCTGCCGGAGTCGAAGCCGCTGGCGATGGCCGACCGGATGCTGCTGGCCCTGTTGAAACCGGCCGCCAACCTGATCGCCGGGCGCCGCCTGTTCGCCGGCCGGATCGTCAAATAG
- a CDS encoding DUF1439 domain-containing protein, whose protein sequence is MTDHTQGRRARLGQLLGLAALAAGLAGCAGLAGPRDVDIPLARLQRGLEQRFPIQQRALAVFELELARPRLSLQRDNDRVALESDVTASTPLARRALTGTVMLSGRLLVDNVRNAVVLADTRIERFAIDGVDGALQGQLTAAGNVVIDRLVRDVPVYTFRPEDLRYGGVQFIPTAIRTTSTGLSVHVEPVK, encoded by the coding sequence ATGACCGACCACACACAAGGGCGCCGCGCGCGCCTGGGCCAGCTCCTCGGGCTGGCCGCACTGGCCGCCGGCCTGGCGGGTTGCGCCGGCCTGGCGGGCCCGCGCGACGTCGACATCCCGCTGGCCAGGCTGCAGCGCGGCCTGGAACAGCGCTTCCCCATCCAGCAGCGCGCGCTGGCCGTGTTCGAGCTGGAACTGGCGCGCCCGCGCCTGTCGCTGCAGCGCGATAACGACCGCGTCGCACTGGAGTCGGATGTGACGGCATCGACGCCGCTGGCGCGCCGCGCCCTGACCGGCACCGTCATGCTGTCCGGCCGCCTGTTGGTCGACAACGTGCGCAATGCCGTGGTGCTGGCCGATACGCGCATCGAACGCTTCGCCATCGACGGCGTCGACGGCGCGCTGCAGGGCCAGCTGACGGCGGCGGGCAACGTCGTCATCGACCGCCTGGTGCGCGACGTGCCCGTGTACACGTTCCGCCCGGAGGACTTGCGCTACGGCGGCGTGCAGTTCATTCCGACGGCGATCCGCACGACGTCGACGGGGCTGTCGGTCCACGTGGAGCCGGTGAAATGA
- a CDS encoding DUF72 domain-containing protein, whose product MTQPLDPSPDRYLGCAGWTLPRAAADRFPAEGSHLERYAAVFNAVEINSSFYRPHQPKTYERWAASTPAHFRFAVKLPKAITHEAGLVGADETLARFAGEAGALGEKLGCILVQLPPKLALDPAAASALFAALHARFTCLIACEARHASWFDESATRLLREAGVTRVLAHPVVAYTGPFVPTAPTAYVRLHGSPRIYYSSYEPQQLADVQAWLARQPASWCIFDNTASGAAVPDALALQALGR is encoded by the coding sequence ATGACACAGCCACTCGATCCCTCACCCGACCGCTACCTGGGCTGCGCCGGCTGGACCCTGCCGCGCGCTGCCGCCGACCGCTTCCCGGCCGAGGGCAGCCACCTGGAACGCTATGCCGCCGTGTTCAACGCGGTCGAGATCAACTCGTCGTTCTACCGCCCACACCAGCCCAAGACCTATGAACGGTGGGCCGCCAGCACGCCCGCGCACTTCCGCTTCGCCGTCAAACTGCCGAAGGCCATCACGCACGAGGCGGGCCTGGTGGGTGCCGACGAAACGCTCGCCCGCTTTGCCGGCGAGGCCGGGGCGCTGGGCGAAAAGCTGGGCTGCATCCTCGTGCAGCTGCCACCGAAACTGGCCCTGGACCCTGCGGCCGCGAGCGCCCTCTTCGCCGCCCTGCACGCGCGCTTTACCTGCCTGATCGCGTGCGAGGCGCGCCATGCCAGCTGGTTTGACGAGAGTGCCACGCGCTTGCTGCGCGAAGCGGGCGTCACGCGCGTGCTGGCGCATCCTGTCGTCGCGTACACGGGACCGTTCGTGCCGACGGCGCCGACAGCCTACGTGCGCCTGCACGGCAGTCCCCGCATCTACTACTCCAGCTACGAGCCGCAGCAGCTGGCGGACGTGCAGGCCTGGCTGGCGCGACAGCCCGCGTCCTGGTGCATCTTCGACAATACGGCATCGGGCGCCGCCGTGCCCGATGCGCTCGCGCTGCAGGCACTGGGGCGCTGA
- a CDS encoding bifunctional SulP family inorganic anion transporter/carbonic anhydrase, which produces MNINLKHDIPAGIVVFLVALPLCLGIALASGAPLFSGIISGIIGGIIVGLLSGSQTSVSGPAAGLAAVVLASITKLGAFEILLVAILIAGVLQLAMGLFRAGFIANYVPSNVIKGLLAAIGVLLILKQIPHAVGYDANQADDLSFAQANGENTFSAIVNALQVITPGAVVIAGLSMLVLLYWDRTPLKNIKLLPAPLFVVAMSVALNILFSKYVPALRIEPSHLVDIPPVDVNNLGAYVQLPDLTHLTNHDVWIVAVTIAIVASLETLLNVEAVDKLDPHKRETPTNRELVAQGVGNIFAGLLGGLPVTSVIVRSSVNIHSGNRTKASAVFHGVLLLASVLVLSPLLNLIPLSALAAILIMTGYKLAKLSLFTDMYKKGWSQFVPFAITVVAIVVTDLLMGVLIGLAASLFYLMRSNFRNPFSIEQYRLHIGEVIKMELPNQVSFLNKATIKTALWEIPDGAKVLIDATNADYIDHDVLETIEDYRVAAAERNVQLNIIGLRDEYQLSDPIQFVPALDKETQTRLQPQDVLQLLRDGNERFKAGRWIKKYYLHQVDATAGGQHPMAVVVNCIDSRTSPEIIFDAGLGDLLTIRIAGNVISREIIGSLEIAHKLGAKLIVVKGHSSCGAVGLALKNEHSHSIGTITGKIQLAVRQCQCGDHHAPSGSKEQLEQVTRQNIENSLAEIINGSEYLRNCIERGEMGLVGAYHDIAARNVEFGPMVTPDLFNRYRSTPGLAA; this is translated from the coding sequence ATGAATATCAATCTCAAACATGATATCCCGGCCGGTATCGTCGTATTCCTGGTCGCCTTGCCTTTATGCCTGGGCATTGCACTTGCCTCGGGCGCGCCGCTGTTCTCGGGGATTATCTCGGGGATTATCGGCGGCATCATCGTCGGGCTGTTGAGCGGCTCGCAAACCAGCGTCAGCGGCCCGGCCGCGGGCCTTGCCGCCGTCGTGCTGGCGTCGATCACCAAGCTCGGCGCGTTTGAAATCCTGCTGGTCGCGATCCTGATCGCCGGCGTACTGCAGCTGGCCATGGGCCTGTTCCGTGCCGGATTCATCGCCAACTACGTGCCGTCCAACGTCATCAAGGGGCTGCTGGCGGCCATCGGCGTGCTGCTGATCCTCAAGCAGATCCCGCACGCCGTCGGCTACGACGCCAACCAGGCCGACGACCTGTCGTTTGCCCAGGCCAATGGCGAAAACACGTTCTCCGCAATCGTCAACGCGCTGCAGGTCATCACGCCCGGCGCGGTGGTCATCGCCGGGTTGTCGATGCTGGTGCTGCTGTACTGGGACCGCACGCCGTTGAAGAACATCAAGCTGCTGCCGGCGCCGCTGTTCGTCGTCGCCATGAGCGTCGCGTTGAACATACTGTTCAGCAAGTACGTGCCGGCGCTGCGCATCGAGCCGAGCCACCTGGTGGACATCCCGCCGGTGGACGTAAACAACCTGGGCGCGTACGTGCAACTGCCCGACCTGACGCACCTGACGAACCACGACGTCTGGATCGTGGCGGTCACGATCGCCATCGTCGCCTCGCTGGAGACCCTGCTCAATGTCGAGGCCGTCGACAAGCTCGACCCGCACAAGCGCGAGACGCCCACGAACCGCGAGCTGGTCGCGCAGGGCGTCGGCAACATCTTTGCGGGCCTGCTGGGCGGCCTGCCGGTCACGTCCGTCATCGTGCGCAGCTCCGTCAACATCCACAGCGGCAACCGCACCAAGGCTTCCGCCGTGTTCCACGGCGTGCTGCTGCTGGCCAGCGTGCTTGTGCTGAGCCCGCTGTTGAACCTGATTCCCTTGTCGGCGCTGGCGGCGATCCTGATCATGACGGGCTACAAGCTGGCCAAGCTGTCGCTGTTCACCGACATGTACAAGAAGGGTTGGTCGCAATTCGTGCCGTTCGCGATCACCGTCGTGGCCATCGTCGTCACCGATTTGCTGATGGGCGTGCTGATCGGCCTGGCCGCCAGCCTGTTCTACCTGATGCGCAGCAATTTCCGCAACCCGTTCTCGATCGAGCAGTACCGCCTGCACATCGGCGAAGTGATCAAGATGGAGCTGCCGAACCAGGTCTCGTTCCTGAACAAGGCCACGATCAAGACGGCGCTGTGGGAAATTCCCGATGGCGCGAAGGTGCTGATCGACGCCACCAACGCCGACTACATCGACCACGATGTGCTGGAAACCATCGAGGACTACCGCGTGGCTGCCGCCGAGCGCAATGTCCAGCTGAACATCATCGGCCTGCGCGACGAGTACCAGCTGAGCGACCCGATCCAGTTCGTGCCAGCGCTCGACAAGGAAACCCAGACGCGCCTGCAGCCGCAGGATGTGCTGCAGCTGCTGCGCGACGGTAACGAGCGCTTCAAGGCGGGCCGCTGGATCAAGAAGTACTACCTGCACCAGGTCGATGCCACGGCCGGCGGCCAGCACCCGATGGCGGTCGTGGTCAACTGCATCGACTCGCGCACGTCGCCGGAGATCATCTTCGACGCGGGCCTGGGCGACCTGCTGACGATCCGCATCGCCGGCAACGTCATCAGCCGCGAGATCATCGGCAGCCTGGAGATCGCGCACAAGCTGGGCGCCAAGCTGATCGTCGTCAAGGGCCATTCCAGCTGCGGCGCCGTCGGCCTGGCGCTGAAGAACGAGCACTCGCACAGCATCGGCACGATCACCGGCAAGATCCAGCTGGCCGTGCGGCAGTGCCAGTGCGGCGACCATCATGCACCGTCCGGCAGCAAGGAGCAGCTCGAGCAGGTCACGCGCCAGAACATCGAGAACTCGCTGGCCGAAATCATCAATGGCAGCGAGTACCTGCGCAATTGCATCGAGCGGGGCGAGATGGGCCTGGTGGGTGCGTACCACGACATCGCGGCGCGCAACGTGGAGTTCGGACCGATGGTTACGCCCGACCTGTTCAACCGTTATCGCAGCACGCCGGGACTGGCGGCCTGA
- a CDS encoding GntR family transcriptional regulator produces the protein MWNDKSPIYRQLKERVVGMMLDGALKPGDALPSVRQVAADFQLNPITVSKAYQELVDETLVEKRRGLGMYVTEGAVEKLLASERERFVREEWPAMVERIRRLGLDIEQLLRAAGAHSNGGTP, from the coding sequence ATGTGGAATGACAAGTCGCCGATCTACCGCCAGTTGAAGGAGCGGGTGGTCGGCATGATGCTCGATGGCGCGCTGAAGCCTGGCGACGCCCTGCCCTCGGTGCGGCAGGTCGCGGCGGACTTCCAGCTCAACCCGATTACCGTCTCCAAGGCTTACCAGGAGCTGGTCGACGAAACGTTGGTGGAAAAACGGAGGGGATTAGGCATGTACGTTACCGAAGGGGCTGTCGAAAAACTGCTGGCCAGCGAGCGCGAGCGTTTCGTCCGCGAGGAATGGCCGGCAATGGTGGAGCGCATCCGCCGCCTGGGCCTGGACATCGAGCAGCTGCTGCGCGCCGCCGGCGCGCACTCGAACGGAGGCACGCCATGA
- a CDS encoding ABC transporter ATP-binding protein, protein MSAIISARNLTKRYGKQAALDGTSFDVQPGRIVGLIGPNGSGKTTTLKAILGLCRFDGELTVLGMDPRRQRDELMNEVCFIADVAILPRWLKVRDAIDFVAGVHPRFDRSKAERYIANTKLTPNMRVKAMSKGMIVQLHLALVMAIDAKLLVLDEPTLGLDILYRKQFYQHLLEDYFDENKTIVITTHQIEEVEHILTDLLFIQDGRITLAATMDEIGERYTEVMVEPHQAAAANALQPMTQRTVFGKPVMLFDGVPRQQLQHLGELRTPSVADLFVASMKGTYE, encoded by the coding sequence ATGAGCGCCATCATCAGTGCCCGCAACCTGACGAAACGCTACGGCAAGCAGGCAGCGCTGGACGGCACGTCGTTCGACGTGCAGCCCGGCCGCATCGTCGGCCTGATCGGCCCGAACGGCTCGGGCAAGACGACGACCCTGAAGGCGATCCTGGGCCTGTGCCGCTTCGACGGCGAGCTGACCGTACTGGGCATGGACCCACGGCGCCAGCGCGACGAGCTGATGAACGAGGTCTGCTTCATCGCCGACGTCGCCATCCTGCCACGCTGGCTGAAGGTGCGGGACGCCATCGACTTCGTGGCCGGCGTACACCCGCGCTTCGACCGCAGCAAGGCCGAACGCTACATCGCCAACACGAAGCTGACCCCGAACATGCGCGTCAAGGCCATGTCGAAAGGCATGATCGTGCAGCTGCACCTGGCGCTCGTGATGGCCATCGACGCCAAGCTGCTGGTGCTGGACGAACCCACGCTGGGCCTGGACATCCTGTACCGCAAGCAGTTCTACCAGCACCTGCTGGAGGATTACTTCGACGAGAACAAGACCATCGTCATCACGACCCACCAGATCGAGGAAGTGGAGCACATCCTGACCGACCTGCTGTTCATCCAGGACGGCCGCATCACGCTGGCCGCCACGATGGACGAGATCGGCGAACGCTATACGGAAGTGATGGTGGAACCGCACCAGGCCGCGGCGGCCAACGCACTGCAGCCGATGACGCAACGCACCGTATTCGGCAAGCCCGTCATGCTGTTCGACGGCGTGCCGCGCCAGCAACTCCAACACCTTGGCGAACTGCGCACGCCCAGCGTGGCCGACCTGTTCGTCGCCAGCATGAAAGGGACCTACGAATGA
- a CDS encoding YceH family protein, which translates to MSDDADVLDPFEIRVLAVLAEKEALTPDNYPMSLNAITNGCNQLSSRDPVMQISEDTVADVLSRLAARRLVNAVTAAGARVTKYEHRMRIKWTLEQDKLAILTVLMLRGHQTAGEIRTRTGRLHEFKSVADVEAGLQFLIDKYPPLVAKLALAPGTKEPRYGQLLGGAAELAREEAGYGTATVVPGGASRGDRVAQLELEVQQLRADYAALAAQFEEFKKQFE; encoded by the coding sequence ATGAGCGACGACGCAGACGTACTGGACCCCTTTGAAATCCGCGTGCTGGCCGTGCTGGCCGAGAAGGAAGCGCTGACGCCGGACAATTACCCGATGTCGCTGAACGCGATTACGAACGGCTGCAACCAGCTGTCCAGCCGCGATCCCGTCATGCAGATTTCCGAGGACACGGTGGCGGATGTCCTGAGTCGCCTGGCGGCGCGGCGCCTCGTCAACGCCGTCACCGCGGCAGGCGCGCGCGTGACGAAGTACGAGCACCGCATGCGCATCAAGTGGACGCTGGAGCAGGACAAGCTGGCGATCCTGACGGTGCTGATGCTGCGCGGCCACCAGACGGCCGGCGAGATCCGCACCCGCACGGGGCGCCTGCACGAGTTCAAGTCGGTCGCGGACGTGGAAGCGGGCCTGCAATTCCTGATCGACAAATACCCGCCGCTGGTGGCCAAGCTGGCGCTCGCGCCGGGCACGAAGGAGCCCCGTTACGGCCAGCTGCTGGGCGGTGCCGCCGAGCTGGCGCGGGAAGAAGCGGGGTACGGCACCGCGACGGTGGTGCCAGGCGGTGCTTCGCGCGGCGATCGCGTCGCGCAACTGGAGCTGGAGGTGCAGCAGCTGCGCGCCGACTACGCGGCGCTGGCCGCGCAGTTCGAGGAGTTCAAGAAGCAGTTCGAGTAA
- the cysE gene encoding serine O-acetyltransferase, with translation MFHHLRQDIRAIIERDPAARNAWEVLTCYPGLHAIVAHRWAHWCWLHGMKWLGRFIGYLARIVTGIEIHPGAVIGRRVFIDHGFGVVIGETAVVGDDCTIYQGVTLGGTSLAAGHKRHPTLERGVIVGAGAQVLGAFTVGEYAKIGSNAVLLKPVPAGATAVGNPARVVVKEAPGEPGHPAVHAFAAYGVTPNGTDPLSKALHGLIAQSAAQEEQIARIVALLQERGVDCGAVTAAGADDAAHLNKLVD, from the coding sequence ATGTTCCACCACCTGCGCCAGGACATCCGCGCCATCATCGAGCGCGACCCCGCCGCCCGCAACGCATGGGAGGTGCTGACCTGCTATCCCGGCCTGCATGCGATCGTGGCGCACCGCTGGGCGCACTGGTGCTGGCTGCATGGGATGAAGTGGCTGGGCCGCTTCATCGGCTACCTGGCGCGCATCGTCACCGGCATCGAGATCCATCCCGGCGCGGTCATCGGCCGGCGCGTCTTCATCGACCACGGTTTTGGCGTCGTCATCGGCGAGACGGCCGTGGTGGGCGACGACTGCACGATCTACCAGGGCGTGACGTTGGGCGGGACCTCGCTGGCCGCTGGCCACAAGCGCCATCCGACGCTGGAACGCGGCGTCATCGTCGGCGCCGGCGCGCAGGTGCTGGGCGCCTTCACGGTGGGCGAGTACGCGAAAATCGGCTCCAATGCGGTGCTGCTGAAACCCGTGCCGGCCGGGGCCACGGCCGTCGGCAATCCCGCGCGGGTGGTCGTCAAGGAGGCGCCGGGCGAGCCGGGGCATCCCGCGGTGCATGCGTTTGCCGCGTACGGCGTCACGCCCAACGGTACCGATCCCCTGTCGAAGGCGCTGCACGGCCTGATCGCGCAGAGCGCGGCACAGGAAGAACAGATCGCCCGCATCGTCGCGCTGCTGCAGGAGCGGGGCGTCGATTGCGGCGCGGTCACGGCGGCGGGCGCGGACGACGCGGCCCACCTGAACAAGCTGGTTGATTGA